In a single window of the Gemmatimonadota bacterium genome:
- a CDS encoding enoyl-CoA hydratase/isomerase family protein, with product MPYTTLLTAQDADGIVVATINRPDKLNALNDAVITDLAALATWARADDAVRAVVLTGAGEKAFVAGADIAEIAQTDAASGERLSAKGHAAFRALETLGKPVIAAINGFALGGGCELAMACHIRYASPNAKFGQPEVKLGLIPGYGGTVRLPRLVGRGRALELLLSSAMIDAAEAHRIGLVNKVVPLESLVEDAKALARTILQMGPMAVRLVLESVDAALDLPLDAALAHEAVQFGVACGSDEKREGTTAFLEKRPAQFRGQ from the coding sequence ATGCCTTACACCACCCTCCTGACCGCCCAGGACGCCGACGGAATCGTCGTTGCCACCATCAATCGCCCCGACAAGCTCAACGCCCTGAATGACGCCGTGATCACCGATCTGGCGGCGCTGGCGACGTGGGCACGTGCCGACGATGCCGTGCGCGCCGTGGTGCTGACGGGTGCTGGCGAAAAGGCGTTTGTTGCGGGGGCGGATATCGCCGAGATCGCCCAGACCGATGCGGCCTCGGGCGAGCGACTCTCGGCGAAGGGCCATGCGGCGTTCCGGGCGCTCGAAACACTCGGCAAGCCGGTGATCGCGGCGATCAACGGCTTCGCCCTTGGCGGCGGGTGCGAACTCGCCATGGCGTGCCACATCCGCTACGCGTCGCCGAACGCGAAGTTCGGCCAGCCGGAAGTGAAGCTGGGGTTGATCCCCGGCTATGGCGGCACCGTGCGGCTGCCGCGTCTCGTGGGGCGGGGGCGCGCGCTTGAGCTCCTCCTGAGCAGCGCCATGATCGACGCCGCCGAGGCGCATCGCATCGGCTTGGTGAACAAGGTGGTGCCGCTGGAGTCGCTCGTGGAGGATGCCAAGGCCCTCGCGCGCACCATCCTGCAGATGGGGCCGATGGCAGTGCGCCTCGTGCTGGAATCGGTGGACGCGGCGCTCGACCTGCCCCTCGACGCGGCCCTCGCCCACGAGGCGGTGCAGTTCGGCGTGGCATGCGGCAGCGACGAGAAGCGCGAGGGGACGACGGCGTTTCTGGAGAAGCGGCCGGCGCAGTTTCGCGGCCAGTAG
- a CDS encoding DUF721 domain-containing protein: MNRPKAPTPFAKALEQWLAGSGLGKRLDLATAVDDWPERVGPQIAAVTQAVSVTPDGTLMVRVATPAWATELGLMTPRILARLNGSRSGRVQHIRWMVGPLDRP; the protein is encoded by the coding sequence GTGAATCGACCGAAGGCACCGACGCCGTTCGCGAAGGCGCTTGAGCAGTGGCTCGCGGGGTCGGGACTGGGAAAACGTCTCGACCTGGCCACCGCGGTCGATGACTGGCCGGAGCGGGTCGGCCCGCAGATCGCGGCGGTCACGCAAGCGGTCTCGGTCACCCCCGACGGGACGCTGATGGTACGAGTCGCCACGCCGGCGTGGGCGACCGAGCTGGGCCTGATGACACCGCGGATCCTGGCGCGCCTGAATGGCTCGCGCAGCGGCCGCGTGCAACACATTCGCTGGATGGTCGGTCCCCTGGACCGGCCCTGA
- a CDS encoding zinc ribbon domain-containing protein — translation MNQDTVAQLVAMVLVGFALFWLVAQPLIAPGVETAPILEPIDPEETPRGQALLALKEIEFDRATGKLSDEDYAELHARYSSRALELLDGPSTVVSAPSHADPVEALLTQRIVTQGGFCGSCGARRVPGGRFCGSCGAPQAV, via the coding sequence GTGAATCAGGACACGGTGGCCCAATTGGTGGCGATGGTGCTCGTCGGCTTCGCCCTCTTCTGGCTGGTGGCGCAACCGCTGATCGCCCCCGGCGTGGAGACGGCGCCCATCCTGGAGCCGATCGATCCGGAAGAAACGCCGCGCGGTCAGGCGCTCCTGGCGTTGAAGGAGATCGAGTTCGACCGCGCCACCGGGAAGCTGTCGGATGAGGATTACGCCGAACTGCACGCGCGCTACTCCAGCCGGGCGCTTGAGCTCCTCGATGGCCCGTCCACGGTGGTCAGTGCACCCAGCCATGCCGACCCGGTCGAGGCACTGCTCACGCAGCGCATCGTGACGCAGGGCGGATTCTGTGGCAGCTGCGGCGCCCGCCGGGTGCCCGGCGGGCGCTTCTGCGGCAGTTGCGGTGCCCCGCAGGCGGTCTAG
- the gyrB gene encoding DNA topoisomerase (ATP-hydrolyzing) subunit B, giving the protein MANNDTNDPDKKGYAADSITVLKGLEAVRKRPGMYIGSTGENGLHHLVYEVVDNSIDEALAGYCDKIDVTIHRDNSITVADNGRGIPVDIHPTEGIPGVELALTVLHAGGKFDKNSYKVSGGLHGVGVSVVNALSESLVVTVDRGGARHQMSFVRGQTKQKLSVIGMAPGTGTTVHFKPDPEIFSVLEYSWRTLEDRLRQLAFLNGGIGITLTDERDETPRSETFLYKGGLVEFVTWLNRSKKVLHPKPVHFSATRDDVDVDCALQYEDGYNENTFTFVNNINTHEGGTHLTGFRSALTRTVNEVVKKSNALKKEGFTLSGEDAREGLTCVLHVKVREPQFEGQTKTKLGNGEVEGIVRAIVNEHLAQFLDENPSVGRAIIDKAVSAARAREAARKARELVRKKTGLENAVLPGKLADCSSDDPALCEIYLVEGDSAGGSAKQGRNRSFQAILPLRGKILNVERARIDRILGNEEIRSMITAIGAGVREDFDIAKVRYQKIILMTDADVDGAHIRTLLLTFFFRQMPELIEAGYIFIAQPPLYRVARGREEYYAYTEEERSEFQRRLAEGGKGNVGVQRYKGLGEMNPEQLWKTTMDPVTRTVLRVTLQDAVEASKLFDELMGDNVEPRRQFIEANAKYVSVLDV; this is encoded by the coding sequence ATGGCCAACAACGACACGAACGACCCGGACAAGAAGGGTTACGCCGCCGACAGCATCACGGTCCTCAAGGGGCTGGAGGCGGTACGCAAGCGGCCGGGCATGTACATCGGCTCCACCGGCGAGAACGGGTTGCACCACCTCGTCTACGAAGTCGTGGACAACTCGATCGACGAGGCGCTGGCGGGGTACTGCGACAAGATCGATGTCACCATCCATCGGGACAATTCGATCACCGTCGCCGACAATGGTCGCGGCATCCCGGTGGACATTCACCCCACCGAGGGGATCCCGGGCGTTGAGCTCGCGCTGACGGTGCTGCATGCCGGCGGCAAGTTCGACAAGAATTCCTACAAGGTCTCGGGCGGCCTGCACGGCGTCGGCGTGTCGGTCGTCAACGCCCTCTCGGAATCGCTCGTCGTCACGGTCGATCGCGGCGGCGCGCGGCACCAGATGTCGTTCGTGCGCGGCCAGACGAAGCAGAAGCTCAGCGTGATCGGCATGGCCCCGGGTACCGGGACCACCGTGCACTTCAAGCCGGACCCCGAGATCTTTTCGGTGCTCGAGTATTCGTGGCGCACGCTCGAGGACCGGTTGCGGCAGCTCGCCTTCCTCAACGGCGGCATCGGCATCACGCTGACGGACGAGCGCGACGAGACCCCGCGGAGCGAGACCTTCCTCTACAAGGGCGGCCTGGTCGAGTTCGTCACGTGGCTCAACCGCTCCAAGAAGGTGCTCCACCCGAAGCCGGTCCACTTCTCGGCGACCCGCGACGACGTCGATGTCGACTGCGCGCTGCAGTACGAGGACGGCTACAACGAGAACACCTTCACCTTCGTGAACAACATCAACACCCACGAGGGCGGCACCCACCTCACCGGCTTCCGCTCGGCGCTCACGCGGACCGTCAACGAGGTGGTGAAGAAGTCGAACGCGCTCAAGAAGGAAGGCTTCACGCTGAGCGGCGAGGACGCCCGCGAGGGGCTCACCTGTGTGCTGCACGTCAAGGTGCGCGAGCCGCAGTTCGAAGGGCAGACCAAGACCAAGCTCGGCAACGGCGAGGTCGAGGGGATCGTCCGCGCCATCGTCAACGAGCATCTGGCGCAGTTCCTCGACGAGAACCCGTCGGTCGGCCGCGCCATCATCGACAAGGCGGTCTCGGCCGCACGCGCCCGCGAAGCGGCGCGGAAGGCGCGCGAACTGGTCCGCAAGAAGACCGGCCTCGAGAACGCGGTGCTCCCGGGCAAGCTCGCGGACTGCTCCAGCGACGACCCGGCGCTCTGCGAGATCTACCTGGTCGAGGGCGACTCGGCCGGCGGCTCGGCCAAGCAGGGGCGCAACCGCTCCTTCCAGGCGATCCTCCCGCTGCGCGGCAAGATCCTCAACGTCGAGCGCGCGCGCATCGACCGGATCCTCGGCAACGAGGAAATCCGCTCGATGATCACCGCCATCGGCGCCGGCGTCCGCGAGGACTTCGACATCGCGAAGGTGCGCTACCAGAAGATCATCCTGATGACCGACGCCGACGTCGACGGCGCGCACATCCGGACGCTGCTGCTGACCTTCTTCTTCCGGCAGATGCCGGAGCTGATCGAGGCCGGCTACATCTTCATCGCCCAGCCGCCCCTCTATCGCGTCGCCCGCGGCCGCGAGGAGTACTACGCCTACACGGAAGAGGAGCGCAGCGAGTTCCAGCGTCGCCTCGCCGAAGGCGGCAAGGGGAACGTCGGCGTCCAGCGCTACAAGGGCCTCGGCGAAATGAACCCCGAGCAGCTCTGGAAGACCACGATGGATCCGGTCACTCGCACGGTCCTCCGCGTCACCCTGCAGGATGCCGTCGAGGCCTCGAAGCTCTTCGATGAACTGATGGGCGACAACGTCGAACCGCGCCGGCAGTTCATCGAGGCGAATGCGAAGTATGTGAGCGTCTTGGACGTGTAG
- a CDS encoding heme lyase CcmF/NrfE family subunit → MTYLGQFALWAAVLVGAWGAALAFFGKWEDRPALATAITRSSYALCAALLVAAVALWKGIFTHDFNIEYVAAYTSRNLPEYYLISAFWAGQKGSLLFWAVVLSVFGALAQALTSQRFKAMLPYVAGIANITTVFFVLVMLFGGANPFERLAFTPPDGRGLNPQLQNPGMIIHPPMLYLGYISLTIPFAFAMAALLAKQLDAGWIVAMRKWALTSWLFLSVGITIGMWWAYVELGWGGVWAWDPVENASLLPWLTLTAFLHSVMIQEKRGMLKRWNMGLIVGTFLLTIFGTFITRSGVIASVHSFTQSAVGYFFLGFLMVAAILSFTLLYTRWPLLHPEAQLESMVSREGAFLYNNLALVGIAFSVLWGTLFTILSEAVRGTKITVGPPFFNRVNIPLGIFLLFLTGVGPLIAWRKASTANLRRQFIAPMLGGIIALGALLAGGLRSPWALMSLSVSAFALVTVIQEFGRGIRARMTMHAEGAPVALMRLVARNRRRYGGYVVHVAIMVYFVAFTGLAFATKTTVDLQPGQKATLKSAYGHTWTFTHLGVSQYEALNRRVSAATLEVAKDGVRMGTIKSEKRQHVDSFGNPTFEPSTEVGIRSDLLEDVYVVYAGSPDGTERASFSLLINPLVSWFWIGGGILVFGGLLTMWPGGPQVKTARQRASIQAGYTVPLAGVAE, encoded by the coding sequence ATGACCTACCTGGGACAGTTCGCACTCTGGGCCGCCGTACTGGTGGGTGCCTGGGGTGCGGCTTTGGCGTTTTTCGGCAAGTGGGAAGATCGGCCGGCGCTCGCGACCGCCATCACGCGCAGCAGTTACGCCCTCTGTGCCGCCCTCCTCGTCGCGGCCGTCGCGCTGTGGAAGGGGATCTTCACGCACGACTTCAACATCGAGTACGTCGCCGCCTACACGTCGCGGAACCTCCCCGAGTACTACCTCATCTCGGCGTTCTGGGCAGGGCAGAAGGGATCGCTCCTCTTCTGGGCGGTGGTGCTGTCGGTCTTCGGCGCGCTGGCGCAGGCGCTCACGTCGCAACGCTTCAAGGCGATGCTGCCGTACGTCGCGGGCATCGCGAACATCACCACGGTGTTTTTCGTGCTGGTGATGCTCTTTGGCGGCGCCAATCCGTTCGAGCGGCTTGCCTTCACGCCGCCTGACGGCCGTGGCCTCAACCCGCAGCTGCAAAACCCGGGGATGATCATCCATCCCCCGATGCTCTACCTCGGCTACATCTCGCTCACGATTCCGTTCGCCTTCGCGATGGCCGCCCTGCTCGCGAAGCAGCTCGATGCCGGCTGGATCGTGGCGATGCGGAAGTGGGCCCTCACCTCGTGGCTCTTCCTGTCGGTCGGCATCACCATCGGCATGTGGTGGGCGTACGTCGAACTCGGCTGGGGCGGCGTCTGGGCGTGGGATCCGGTCGAGAACGCCTCGCTGTTGCCGTGGCTGACCCTCACCGCGTTCCTGCACTCGGTGATGATCCAGGAAAAGCGCGGCATGCTCAAGCGCTGGAACATGGGGCTGATCGTCGGCACGTTTCTGCTGACGATCTTCGGCACCTTCATCACCCGCTCGGGGGTGATCGCGTCGGTGCACTCCTTCACCCAGTCCGCCGTGGGCTACTTCTTCCTCGGCTTCCTGATGGTGGCGGCGATCCTCTCGTTCACGCTGCTCTACACCCGCTGGCCGTTGCTGCACCCCGAGGCGCAACTCGAGTCGATGGTCAGCCGCGAAGGCGCCTTCCTCTACAACAACCTCGCGCTGGTCGGGATCGCGTTCTCGGTGCTCTGGGGCACGCTCTTCACGATTCTCTCCGAGGCGGTGCGCGGGACGAAGATCACCGTCGGTCCGCCCTTCTTCAATCGCGTGAACATCCCGCTCGGGATCTTCCTGCTCTTCCTCACCGGCGTCGGACCGTTGATCGCCTGGCGCAAGGCCTCGACGGCCAACCTCCGTCGGCAGTTCATCGCGCCGATGCTCGGCGGGATCATCGCCCTCGGGGCGCTGCTGGCGGGCGGGCTCCGCTCGCCCTGGGCGCTGATGTCGCTCTCGGTCTCCGCCTTCGCCCTGGTGACGGTCATCCAGGAATTCGGTCGCGGCATCCGTGCGCGGATGACGATGCACGCCGAGGGCGCTCCGGTCGCGCTGATGCGGCTGGTGGCCCGCAACCGGCGCCGGTACGGCGGCTACGTTGTCCACGTGGCGATCATGGTCTACTTCGTCGCCTTCACCGGTCTCGCCTTTGCGACCAAGACCACGGTCGACCTGCAGCCGGGCCAGAAGGCCACGCTCAAGTCGGCGTACGGCCACACCTGGACCTTCACCCACCTCGGCGTCTCACAGTACGAGGCGCTGAACCGACGGGTCTCCGCGGCGACACTCGAGGTCGCCAAGGACGGCGTGCGGATGGGGACGATCAAGTCCGAAAAGCGTCAGCATGTCGACTCGTTCGGCAATCCGACCTTCGAACCCTCGACCGAGGTCGGCATCCGCTCCGACCTGCTCGAAGATGTCTACGTGGTCTACGCCGGATCGCCGGATGGGACCGAGCGCGCCTCCTTCTCGCTGCTGATCAATCCGCTGGTGAGCTGGTTCTGGATCGGCGGCGGGATCCTGGTGTTCGGCGGTCTGCTCACGATGTGGCCGGGTGGTCCGCAGGTGAAGACGGCGCGTCAACGCGCGTCGATCCAGGCAGGCTACACCGTGCCGCTCGCCGGAGTCGCGGAATGA
- a CDS encoding cytochrome c maturation protein CcmE, which yields MKPSTKFALGSVAIVAVVSLLMIEGVKQTGTYFLTPSQLVAKAAEDPSLHDVGVKVSAKVVQGSIKRDPAAQRVDFTISDGTQSFPVTYTGLVPDTFTDKNEIEVVAEGKFGRDGTFHATVLVAKCGSRYEAQWDEMAKNKTT from the coding sequence ATGAAGCCCAGCACCAAGTTCGCACTCGGCAGCGTTGCCATCGTCGCCGTCGTTTCGCTCCTGATGATCGAAGGCGTGAAGCAGACGGGGACCTACTTCCTCACGCCGTCGCAGCTGGTCGCGAAGGCGGCGGAGGATCCCTCGCTGCACGACGTCGGCGTCAAGGTGAGTGCGAAGGTGGTGCAGGGATCGATCAAGCGCGATCCCGCGGCACAACGGGTCGACTTCACGATCAGCGACGGGACGCAGTCGTTCCCGGTGACCTACACCGGCCTGGTGCCGGATACCTTCACCGACAAGAACGAAATCGAGGTCGTCGCCGAGGGAAAGTTCGGACGCGACGGCACCTTCCACGCGACCGTCCTCGTTGCCAAGTGCGGGTCCCGCTACGAAGCGCAGTGGGACGAGATGGCGAAGAACAAAACCACCTGA
- the recF gene encoding DNA replication and repair protein RecF (All proteins in this family for which functions are known are DNA-binding proteins that assist the filamentation of RecA onto DNA for the initiation of recombination or recombinational repair.), whose product MRAATLLVRSFRNLADAELTLPAEGVALVGPNGHGKTNLLEALAYPVLFRSIRGAADRELAQFGGPGFHVTVALSDGPVIATTWATATRRKRITIDGEEMAGRAAALGRWLAVAFLPTDLALVQGGAGERRRWLDRMLSLASRPYLESLLRYRAALAQRNAALRQGDATSAGAFDGALAREGAAVIAARLAWSDEAAEPWAEELAALGEAAPVALRYRTDHALAEADAWPTRLAASRTRDLARGQSHVGPHRDDLVFSLGGHALRDYGSTGQQRSAAIALRFLEQETLAARRGVRPALLVDDVFAELDDDRQRRLAERLVHRPGQRIVTAPRLEELPRQLALPRWQVTDGVVTPLERPA is encoded by the coding sequence ATGCGCGCGGCCACGCTGCTGGTGCGGAGCTTCCGCAACCTGGCGGATGCCGAGTTGACGCTCCCCGCCGAGGGGGTCGCGCTGGTCGGGCCGAATGGCCACGGGAAGACCAACCTGCTTGAAGCGTTGGCCTATCCGGTCCTCTTCCGCTCGATCCGCGGCGCAGCCGATCGCGAGTTGGCGCAGTTCGGTGGCCCCGGCTTCCACGTGACGGTGGCGCTGTCGGACGGGCCGGTGATCGCGACGACGTGGGCCACGGCGACGCGTCGGAAGCGAATCACGATCGATGGCGAGGAGATGGCAGGGCGCGCTGCCGCGCTCGGGCGCTGGCTGGCCGTGGCGTTTCTGCCGACCGATCTCGCGTTGGTGCAGGGTGGTGCGGGCGAACGCCGGCGCTGGCTGGATCGGATGCTCTCGCTCGCGTCGCGACCGTATCTTGAGTCGCTGTTGCGCTACCGTGCCGCGTTGGCCCAACGGAACGCAGCATTGCGCCAGGGCGATGCCACCTCGGCGGGGGCCTTCGATGGCGCGCTGGCCCGCGAAGGTGCTGCCGTGATCGCGGCCCGGCTGGCGTGGAGCGACGAGGCGGCGGAGCCGTGGGCCGAGGAGCTCGCCGCGCTCGGCGAGGCGGCCCCGGTGGCGCTGCGATATCGGACGGATCACGCGCTGGCCGAGGCCGATGCGTGGCCCACGCGACTGGCGGCCTCGCGCACGCGGGACCTGGCACGAGGCCAGAGCCACGTCGGGCCGCATCGTGACGATCTCGTCTTCTCGCTCGGCGGGCACGCGCTGCGTGACTACGGCTCGACCGGCCAGCAGCGCTCCGCCGCGATCGCCCTGCGCTTTCTCGAGCAGGAAACGCTGGCCGCCCGACGCGGGGTGCGCCCCGCCCTGCTGGTGGACGATGTCTTCGCGGAGCTCGACGATGATCGGCAGCGGCGTCTGGCAGAACGGCTGGTGCACCGCCCCGGGCAGCGGATCGTGACCGCCCCGCGCCTCGAGGAATTGCCGCGGCAACTGGCGTTGCCCCGCTGGCAGGTGACCGATGGCGTAGTGACGCCGCTGGAGCGCCCGGCGTGA
- a CDS encoding cytochrome c-type biogenesis protein CcmH, with product MSSSRRHFLGIAVVSVGSAVLRPLAAQDTSRVAPQDTGTVRGDLLRDPDGVGQRRDTVTAIDNDAGIIAIERQLKCTCGCTLDIYTCRTTDFTCTYSPALHKEVVALVQEGKTPEEVVRFFIDREGEKMLMAPAAQGFNLAGYLVPGLGMLAAGLALAAYLSRRREVVAVAAAGGASPMAPDADALARLKRALDEVDS from the coding sequence ATGAGCAGTTCGCGGCGGCACTTCCTCGGCATCGCCGTGGTCTCGGTGGGGAGCGCGGTGCTCCGACCGCTCGCCGCGCAGGACACGAGTCGCGTGGCCCCGCAGGATACCGGCACCGTGCGGGGCGACCTGCTCCGCGATCCGGACGGTGTCGGCCAGCGTCGCGACACGGTGACCGCGATCGACAACGATGCCGGGATCATCGCGATCGAGCGGCAGCTCAAGTGCACCTGCGGCTGCACCCTCGACATCTACACCTGCCGCACGACCGACTTCACCTGCACCTATTCCCCGGCGCTGCACAAGGAAGTGGTGGCGTTGGTGCAGGAAGGGAAGACGCCGGAAGAAGTCGTTCGCTTCTTCATCGACCGGGAAGGGGAGAAGATGCTGATGGCGCCGGCCGCCCAAGGCTTCAACCTCGCCGGTTACCTCGTGCCCGGTCTGGGGATGCTGGCCGCTGGCCTCGCTCTGGCTGCGTACCTCTCGCGGCGACGCGAGGTCGTCGCCGTGGCCGCCGCGGGGGGCGCGTCCCCGATGGCTCCGGATGCGGACGCCCTGGCCCGACTGAAGCGCGCGCTCGACGAGGTGGATTCGTGA